DNA sequence from the Alteribacter lacisalsi genome:
TGTTTATATTCTTGATCTTTGCAGAAAATCCTTTTAAAAAAGAATATTTTAATAAAAGTTTTTCACAAGCCGCAATAAATTCTTTCCCGCCCCCTGTGAAGACGAATAAAACCGTTCTCCTCCTGCTTCCCGCACATCCATTACGTGAAGGTGTGTCAGCACGAAAAGGAGACGCTTTGTAATGACGTCTTCAGGCTGATCGTAACAATACCCGTCGGTAAATGGTGTAACCGCCTTCACAATTACACTTTCCGGGAGTGCTTTCCCGGGATCGGGAAGGATCGTGCGAATGAGTTTGCACAACAACGGAAGCATCGGAATTGCCCGCCGGTACTGCCTCAGCCATGAGAAAAAAAGACGGTGAAGCATCGCACTTACACTGAGTTCCTGCCCCTCCTCCCATTTCTTTTTTACGATCAGGTGTTCCTTTTCTTCAATCCATCCTTCACTGAACGCACAATCGTAAAGAAGAGAAAAACGGTCCGGGTAATACGAGAAGTGCCGGCCATAGCCGAAACGCCAGCGATCATCGGGAAGTTCCTCTCCTTCGTTCAATTCAGAAAGCAGCTTTTTCAGGGTGTTTTTAGGGATGACACCCTGCTTTGTAAGTTTCCACTGCTCTTCTGCAGCCGTTTCTATGAAGATAAACAGGTCCTGAACAGCTGTGCAGGATGCAGGCGCCATTTCGGGGATCATTAATTCTTCTTCGCTTACTGAGGAGGCAAAACAGGCGATGGCCGTTTGTTTCACTTCCTCCGGCATAGCCAGTCTGCCTCCGCGGACCCGAAACAGCCATCCCTCCTGCTGAAGATGCTCGACCGCACGCCCTGCAGCCTGCTTTTCGCTCGCAGCCACAGCCCCTGCAAACTCCATGACTGCCCAGTATTCCTGGTGGCTTAAAGCGGCATTCATAATGATTTGTTTTTCGCACCTGGATGCATTCAAAAAGGAAGCCAGACGGCCGGCTCTGTCCGATAAAACCCGGATGGCGGTTTCAATACCATTCTGGCGGGATGTGACACTGGTCACACCTGCCCCTGCAAGAAGATTTTTAAGAGCCGGCTGCGGAATGGCCGTCAATACTTCCATTACGTTCATGCAAAACATCCCCTTTCATGCCTTAGTATGCGTGAAAGGGGATGGGGATATTAGTATTCTCTCAGCGCTTCGATTCTGTCAGCTACGTCCTCTCTATCAGGATTGATTCGGCAGACTTTTTCAAGAAGCCCGACAGCCTCGTCTTTCTTTCCGGCTTCCAAAAACGCACCGGCGGCCTCTTCAAGAAATGCACTGTCTTCCTCATAGGAGGGAAGCGCCCGTTCGTAGGATTCTGCTGCCTCAGCAGGTTTGTCTGTTTCGTAAAGGGCCTTCGCATTATATCGGTCAAAGACAGGATCGGTTTCCTGATATTCTTCAAGAAAAGTCACCAGTTCCACCACTTCTTCATAGGCATCGGCGTCGGCATAATACACAAGCAGTTCTTTTACCGCCTCCACATTTGACGGGTTGATGGCAATCACCTTCTGAAGAAACGCTCGCCCCTCTTCCCCGTTGCCTTTTGCAAATTGAATACGGGCTGCTTCCAGATAAAGCGTTTCGTTGAATTCATCACGTGAAATGCCCTCGTTAATCACATCAAGTGCTTTCTGGCTTTGACTCATATGCCGGTACGCCTGAGAAAGGTATGGGTATAGAGTGGTATAGGAGGGATCAAGTACTTTAAGCCGCTCAAACTGCTCTGCTGCCAGTTCATAATCACCTGTCTGCATGGCCGTAAAACCGTACCCGAATAACCCGTCAGGATCAATCTTTTCTGCAAGCCCTTTCTGGTATGAATCAAGAGCTTCCTCGAACTGGCCGGTTGCCCCGTACGCTTCTCCGAGTCGAAGCATCGGGTTTACCTGATCATCCTCAGGAAGCCCGCTTGCGTGAAGTGCTTTTTTGTAATAGGGAATACTCCGGTTGTAATCGCCTCGGCTGAGATAAAACTCACCGAGTGCGTACTGAAGAAGCGGTTCATCCGCCGCCTCTTTTACTGCGTCAAGCAGCTTCTGTTCTGCCACTTCATCGAGTCCCTGATTCTGATAAAGATCAGCAAGCAGCAGACGGGCCTGAACGAATACAGGATCGTCCTGTTTGACTTCTGTTAGCATTTCCATCGCTTCGTCTTCCTGACCGAGATCAATATAGCATTCTGCAGCAAAAGCGAACAATTCTCCGTTATCAGGATATCTGAAAAGAAGATCCTCTGCTGCTTTTGCCGCCCGGTCCACAAGCCCAAGTTCAAAATAAAGCTCGGCAATGGTCCGTTTCGTTTCGTCATCTGTCCCTTCATACATGTCCTGGACTTTTTGCAGCCCCTCTTCGTGCTTTCCGTTTTCGATCAGTTGAATGGCCTGTTCGAGTGATTCGTTCATGTTATCCGCTCCCGCCTTTCACTGTAAAAAAGTCTTCTCCTATTTTAGCCCATCAGCACGCTGTGTCAAACCTTAACTTCCTGTCTGCATTTCCGCCGGAGTCCCGCTGCGGGCGTGCCGCTGTGCATGAAACGAAGGAGAGGCTGGGACAGAAGTATTTACACAGACGAAAATCCGGACAATCAGCAAGCGGTGCAGATCAATCGCTGCTGAAATATACACCGCTTTCCGCGAGAAGCGGCTGAGCCTCCGTGTGCTTCGCTACTCAAGGGTCTCACCAGCGTTTTTCCTCCCGCAGGAGTCGGCGTATATTTCATCCGCTAATCAGCTTTTTGTCCGGATTTTCTTCTATACATTTTACTTTTGTACCAGCCTCTGGATTCAGCTTTTTATCCTACGAAGCTCCTCAAAGAAACCTGGATAGGAAACCTCACAGGCTTCTGCGTCACGAACAGTGACCGGCTCTTTTGATACCAGACCGCACAGTCCGAGACTCATGCCGACCCGGTGATCATGAAAACTGGACACGGCTCCTCCACTCAGAACAGATCCGCCATGAATAACCATACCGTCCTCTGTTGCCTTTGCATCTGCACCGAGGGATACGAGCTGTGAGACCATCGTATCGATCCGGTTCGTTTCCTTGACTTTCAGTTCTGCTGCATCGCGAATCACTGTTTTCCCTTCAGCCTGAGCGGCAAGGACTGAAAGAACAGGGATCTCATCGATGAGGCGAGGAATCATTTCCCCTCCGATTTCGGTCCCGTGCAGCTTTGAATATTTTACCCGTAGATCAGCGACCGGTTCACCGTTCTCTTCGCGAAGACGGCTGATTTCCAAATCGCCACCCATATCCCGGACAACATCAATTATTCCGGAACGCGTCGGGTTCATACCGACATTCTTTAATACAAGATCACTGCCTGGTGTCATTAATGCTGCAGCAATGAAGAATGCCGCGGAACTGATATCTCCAGGCACCTGAATGTTACGCCCTTCTAAATGGGCGCCGCCTTCAACTGTGACACGGCGGTTTTCAGGGTCAGCGTTTACTTCCGCCCCAAATGCCTTCAGCATGCGCTCTGTGTGATCTCTTGACACAAATGGTTCTGTTACGTTTGTCTGCCCGCGGGCATAAAGACCTGCAAGAAGAACAGCCGATTTCACCTGTGCACTGGCGACAGGTGATGAATAGTGGATACCCCTTAGTCCGCCTCCTCTGATTGAAAGGGGCGTGAGATTCCCTTCGTCTCTCCCATCAATGCGAGCCCCCATCTGCTTTAATGGACCTGTCACACGGGACATTGGGCGCCTGCAAATAGACGCATCACCGGTCAGAACAGAGTGAAAGTCCATTCCTGCGAGGATCCCGCTCAGCAGCCTGACTGTCGTTCCCGAATTACCGGCATAAAGGACTTCCACTGGCTCTGAAAGGCCTTTGAGTCCTTTACCTTCAACGGTAATCTCATCTTGTTCCTCTTCGATATGTACGCCCAGCTGCTTCATGCAGCGAATCGTGCTCAGGCAGTCTTCGCCTTTTAAAAATCCGCGGATCCGGCTTGTCCCTCTTGCAATCGATGCAAAAAGGACGGCACGGTGGGAAATAGATTTGTCCCCTGGAATCGTGAGGGTTCCGTTAAGGCCGTTCACAGCCCCGGTGATCGTTTCGATTGTCATGGTGATTCCTCCTGTCTGCTACGGTGCTTCATAAGCGTCATAAAGATTTTCCCGAAGTAGTGATTTCGCTTTAAGCTGATCCTCTTCAGCCCTGAAACTGAGCCTCAATACGCCGGTAATATCTTCCCGCGTTTCGAGAATACGGATGTTTGTAATG
Encoded proteins:
- the aroA gene encoding 3-phosphoshikimate 1-carboxyvinyltransferase; the encoded protein is MTIETITGAVNGLNGTLTIPGDKSISHRAVLFASIARGTSRIRGFLKGEDCLSTIRCMKQLGVHIEEEQDEITVEGKGLKGLSEPVEVLYAGNSGTTVRLLSGILAGMDFHSVLTGDASICRRPMSRVTGPLKQMGARIDGRDEGNLTPLSIRGGGLRGIHYSSPVASAQVKSAVLLAGLYARGQTNVTEPFVSRDHTERMLKAFGAEVNADPENRRVTVEGGAHLEGRNIQVPGDISSAAFFIAAALMTPGSDLVLKNVGMNPTRSGIIDVVRDMGGDLEISRLREENGEPVADLRVKYSKLHGTEIGGEMIPRLIDEIPVLSVLAAQAEGKTVIRDAAELKVKETNRIDTMVSQLVSLGADAKATEDGMVIHGGSVLSGGAVSSFHDHRVGMSLGLCGLVSKEPVTVRDAEACEVSYPGFFEELRRIKS
- a CDS encoding tetratricopeptide repeat protein is translated as MNESLEQAIQLIENGKHEEGLQKVQDMYEGTDDETKRTIAELYFELGLVDRAAKAAEDLLFRYPDNGELFAFAAECYIDLGQEDEAMEMLTEVKQDDPVFVQARLLLADLYQNQGLDEVAEQKLLDAVKEAADEPLLQYALGEFYLSRGDYNRSIPYYKKALHASGLPEDDQVNPMLRLGEAYGATGQFEEALDSYQKGLAEKIDPDGLFGYGFTAMQTGDYELAAEQFERLKVLDPSYTTLYPYLSQAYRHMSQSQKALDVINEGISRDEFNETLYLEAARIQFAKGNGEEGRAFLQKVIAINPSNVEAVKELLVYYADADAYEEVVELVTFLEEYQETDPVFDRYNAKALYETDKPAEAAESYERALPSYEEDSAFLEEAAGAFLEAGKKDEAVGLLEKVCRINPDREDVADRIEALREY